From the Ralstonia wenshanensis genome, the window GCCTTTGGCGTTCGTAGCGGTTTCCCGCAGTTTTGGCACGTGGGCCCATAGAGACTCAGTCGATGGTGGAGCAGAGCATTCGGGTTGGTTTCCTTGAACCCTGTAATGCGCTCATAAGCAGCCAGCGCTTTACTTCCCCACCCCTTAAGGCTTGCTTCGGCAAGCGAGCAACCGGTTGTCTCGCGGTACAGCTTGATCTCCTCAATAATTCCTTCCGGCTTGACGAGGCTCCACTCCTCTTCCGTCAGCATCGGTATATCCATATTGCAACGCCAACAGTAGATTATTCGGGGCATTGCAGTTTCTCCTCGACCTCAAGTGCTTTGGATTCTCGATGATGGTTGTGGGGCGGCAATCTATCGATTTGCGGACGACGAGTGTGAGGTGAGGGCTGCGCGAACAGCATCTTGCAGTGCTGGATTTCCTACCAGGGAAACGGCCTGCTCTACGAGCGCATCCGCCCGTTCAATTCCGTCCGTCGCGCGGACAATCTGGACCACCATTCCTACTTCTTCGGCATAGATGCGAATCTTCATATCCGTGATATCGGCTTGCCTCTCCGGCGTGGAAGAGCGATTTGTCCGCTCGATACCCTCGACGAACCTGGAAGCGAGGTGCTCCACCGACTTCTCCGGGTCGGAGACAAGGCTTCGCGCAAGCTCAAAGTCGGAGGCCTTGAGGATCGCCGGCATTGCGACCTTCGCGCACCGCGCCGCGAAGGCGGGGGTGGCCTTGTTGATCAAGACGAACAGGTCGTAGGTCGCCTCGTCGTTACCCAACTCCCGGTTGATTGCAGTCACATCGTTGAAGAGCAACCAGTCCTCTTCGCCTCGTTCCAAACGTACGGTCTTCTCATCCCGAATGGATTGCAATGCTGCTCGGGCCGGCGGATAGTGTTCGGCCAACTCAAGCCAATATCCGAGCGCGAATGAAAGTCGGACTCCATGCAACGATGGTTGCTCATCCAGTGCATGTTCATGGAACCAAACATATTCACCTAGCGCCTCAGGAAATCGTCCCTCCTGGGCGGCAATTCGGGCAGCTTGCAGACGGTCATGAGCAGTCATTAGGGTCGCCAAAAAATAGATTACGTTGGGGGCTGACCGCCGCTTCTGGCCGGCGTCCATCGGTAGGCCGCTCTCTATCCAATCGTGTGATCTCAGTCGATGACCGGAACCTTGACCGGCATCCCATGCGAGTGCTGCTGCGTCAATGCAAACAGCTCCCCGAGGCTTAGCCTTTCGTTCCAGATACGGCGAAACTCCAACCCATACCTCTGCTCGATATCCTCAGCCAAGGCTTCAAGCTCAAGCGCGTCAGGGGTCCATTGAGATGGATATAGCGCTCGATATATGGCCAGGATTTCATCGTCCGGCCGGAGCATCAGCTTCTGCCTGACGGGCAGCGCAAACGCCCCTACGAACACGAGTAGGAATTCGCGAATCTCGAACTTTGAGGCAGACGGGAAAGCTCGGCGCCAACTCGTTCCCTGACAGGTCCTGAGGCTAAACGGTTTAGGCAACCCCCGTCCAACGAACGCGGACCATAGTAGGAGAAGCAGAAAAAGCGCGATAACGATGAATGTCGTCATGACTCTCCTTACCGCCATTTAAGGCTTGAACGATAGAGTGATTGCCGTGGGGCAGAACCGAGCACCACCTTGGCTGCCGTCAGGCGTTGGTCGACCTTCGACACGAAGAGAACACTTGGGCCGAAGCCGGAAGAGCAAGTCGCAGGTCGCTTCTCCGTTGCCGGTGTAAAGGTACACCCCCGCTGCGATTCGTCTCGCCTCGCCCGCTTCAGAGTAGATGCGATAGTTAGGGCCAAAGATGCGAAACCAGAAGCGTAGGCCCTTGTCGGACGTTGCTTCAACCAATGCCCGGTTGACAACACGTGCCCGACGGGAGGGTTCGCGCGCCGCGAAGATGTTATCGACGGTGGCGTATGCCTGCGGTTTGGCGCGCCATGCAGGTTCGTCAGCCTGTTCCGCGTGCGCTGTAGCGCAGAGCGCCGAGGTCAATACCATCAGGATGAACGTCGCAACCATCCGTGAGCGGCCGGCCAGCAGCTTGCTACATCCCAAACGATGCAAAAGGCCCGTCTTTTCCATGCCCCCCCTTTTTTTGAGTGCATCTTACTCCGGCACCTCAGGGCACAGCGTTGCCACGCTCCGTTCACGCTCTTCGTCTACGATCCCAGTTGCTATGCAGAACAATCAGACCAGCGTTGGCTTCGTAAAGACAGGGGGATTCATGCTGTATCGCGTGCGGCGGCTTGCGTGCATCGTGCCATTTGTGTTGTTGGCTGGATGCGCAAGCCAGCCACCCAATCCGCCAGAAAGCGGTTCGCCGGCAACACGTCCCCCGGCTGTTGGATGCACCACTCCGTTGCTGAACTATCCCGCCGAAGCTCGCCGCATGAGCATAGAAGGCACGGCTGTTGTGTCCGGCGTGATCGAACCGGATGGAGGCATCTCCGGGGTGCGTATCAAACGGTCTTCCGGCAACTCGCAGCTGGATGAAGCTGCCATGCAAGCTGTCCGGTCAATGGCGTGCGCCCCGTTCAAAGACCCCAATACGGGTCAACCAATGCGCGCCCCCTTTTCCAGAGCGTTCGCATTCGGCCTGGACCGCACACCGCCGATGCCGTGAGGTGGTCGCTGTCTCTGGTCAGAGGCTGGCAAATCCCACGACGAACGCGGAACTGCCTCTATAAGCCTGCCTCAGCATTCCCGCCCGTCACGGGAATGCATCACTCTGTTGTTATTGGCTGTAGCTCCGGCGCTCTATGGCGGCTAACACATCCCACGTCTGCGGATCGACGTCGCGGCCCCGAGCGACATCGATCCGTGCCCAACGCCACCCGATCGCCGCAGCGCCACGCCCTAAGCGTGGGTGCGCTGCGCGTGTCGCGAGGTCTCAGAGGCCGAGATCGCTCAGGCCAGGATGATCGTCCGGACGACGCCCCAGCGGCCAGTGATACTTGCGCTCGGATTCCTTGATCGGCATGTCGTTAATGCACGCATAGCGGCGTTGCATCAGGCCGTCTTCGCCGAACTCCCAGTTCTCGTTGCCATAGGAACGGAACCAGTTGCCCGAGTCGTCGTGCCATTCGTAGGCGTAGCGGACGGCAATGCGATTTCCGCCGAATGCCCACAGTTCCTTGATCAGACGGTACTCGTGCTCCTTCTTCCATTTGCGATCGAGAAACGCCTGCGCTTCCGCCCGATTGTTCGCAAACTCTGCGCGATTGCGCCATTTCGTATCGAGCGAATAGGCGAGCGCGACCTTGGCGGCATCGCGCGAATTCCAGCCGTCTTCTGCGAGACGGACCTTTTCCTTGGCCGATTCCAGCGTGAACGGCGGAAGCGGCGGACGAACTGCTGGCTGTTGAGTCGACATGACGGCTCTCCTTTTTCAGATTAGCGATTGGGTTGCATTGCACTTCGTGCATTGCGGATCGCCCGACCCGCGACGCGATGAACTCAGAACGGCTTGGTCGGCAGGTACTTGCCGTTGAGCGTGATGACGGCACGCTCGCCGCCTTCCGGGTCCGGCACCTTCTGGATATCGAGCTTGAAGTTGATTGCGCTGATGATGCCGTCGCCAAATTTTTCGTGCACGAGCGCCTTCAATGTCGAGCCGTACACCTGCACCATTTCGTAGAAGCGGTAGATGGTGGGATCGGTGGGCACGCCGCCCGGAATGCTGCCGCGCACGGGAATGGTTTGCAGCAAGCGCACGGCGTCGGCATCGAGTCCAAGGCGCTCGCCGACCAGCTTCGCCGGGTTCTCCGGCAGCGCGTGCTGACCGAGCAGCGCGGCTGTCGTGTACGCAACGCTCAAGCCCGTGCCTTCGTTAATGGCTTCAAACGTGAGGTTCTTGCGCACCTTCGCGTCGATGATGGTTTCCGTCAACGCTTCGCGCGCGTTCGGCGTGACTTGCGATTGGGTCATGATGTTGCTCCTTGAATAAGACAACGTGGTGAGATCTGCAGTCGGAATAACGCGCTGGAAATCAGTGCGCAGCCACGCACTCGGCGGGTGTTGCGGTGACATCGGGATGCGCCGCGAGCGGCACGAACCGGCGAGTCGCGGCGTCGAGCGCGTCGATCGAACCGGATTCGATGTCGTAGACCCAACCGTGCAGATTGAGGCGGCCCTGCGCGAGCGCCAGTGCAACGCAGGGATGGGTCTTGAGGTTGTTGAGTTGCACGATGATGTTCTCGCGCACCATCGAGTCGACGCGAGCGCGCTCGCTCGCATGTTCACGCGACTCGTTGACCAGCTTTGCCGAGTCCGCGTAGCGCAGCCAGTTCGCGACGGCGGGCATATGGTCCAGGCACTTGCACGTCGCGATGGCCGTCATCGCGCCGCAGTCCGAGTGGCCGCATATCACGACGTCCGTCACGCCAAGCGCGGCCACTGCATATTCGACCGTAGCCGACACGCCGCCAGGCTCGGGGCCGAACGAAGGCACGATGTTGCCGGCATTGCGAATCACGAACAGATCGCCCGGTTCGCGCTGCGTGACCAGTTCAGGAACCATGCGGCTATCGGAGCACGAAATGAACAGTGTGCGCGGCGTCTGGCTGGTGGCCAGCTTGCGGAACAACGCCTTGCGTGCGGGCACGACGTCCCGTTGAAACTTCAGAAAACCTTCGATGATCTCTTGCATGGTCTGCTCCGTTCAATCTGGCGTTCGCAACGTCGGTCAGTGCGATGCGTTGAACAGAGAATGGACCCGCCCCGTCATAGTGTCCAAGACGCGTTTATGATGCTCACCATAGGCAATGCCAATAGTTAGAGGACGAGGGAGTTCGCCATGCTGTTGCGTCATATCCGTTACTTCCTGGCCGTCGCGGAACACCGCAATTTCACGCGCGCCGCCGAGGCGCTGCATGTTTCGCAGCCCACGTTGTCGCAGCAGATACGGCAACTGGAAGACGCGCTGCGCACTCAGTTGCTAGACCGTTCAGGGCGGAACGTGCAACTCACGGATGCCGGTGCGGCGTGGATGCGCTATGCGAAGCTCGCGCTGCAGGATCTGGATGCGGGCGTGCGAGCAATACATGACGTCGGTGAACTGAGCCGCGGCAATCTGCGCCTTGCCGTGACGCCGACCTTCACGGCGTATCTCGTCGGCCCCGCGATTGATCGTTTCTATAGCCAGCATCCCGGCATCGCGATCGACATTCAGGAAATCACGCAGGATCAGATCGAAGCGCAGCTCGCCGATGACAGGCTCGACGCCGGCATCGCGTTCGATTCCTCTCACAGCGCGGAAATCGACAGCGAGCCGTTGTTTCGCGAGACGCTGAGCCTCGTCGTCGGGGGCGGCCACGCGCGCGCAAAGCGCCGCAAGCCGCTGTCAGCGCAGGACTTCGCCAACGAACGGCTGGTGCTGCTGAACAAGGCGTTCGCGACGCGGCGTTACATCGACGAATACTGCTCGCGGAACCAGATTCGCCCTCAGGTCGCCATCGAGGTCAGTTCGATCAGTGCGATCGTTGAGATCGTTCGGCGTGGGCAGCTCGCAACCGTACTGCCCGACGGCGTCGCGCGCGAGCATACCGAGCTGCACCCCGTGCTGCTCGACCCGCCGCTGCCGGCCCGCACGGCCGTGCTGCTGCAACGCAAGGATGCGTATCGGACGGCGGCGACCAAGGCCTTCGTCCAGGTGTTGAGGGAATTGACGGAGAACTTCCAACGCTGATGGGGTGCGCGTTACGTGCCGGTCTCTTCGCTTGGCGCGTCGCGCACTGTGATCTTCAGCTGACGCAGCACGCTCCCTCTCCCTTGCCCTAACCACTGTGGCATTCCCGCCCGTCACGGGAATGCATCAATCTGTTCTTATTGGCTGTAGCCCCGCCGCTCTATGGCAGCTAATACATCCCACGTCTGCGGATCGACATCGCGCCCACCGAGCGACATCGATACGTACGCATCAATCGCATCCACAAAACCTTTGATGAAATCCGGCGGGAAGGCGTGCGCAGAGAGGTGTTGAAGCTCTGCGCGCAGCATGCCCGGCCGACATTGGCCGTGGCTGCACATGGCGGTGCGTGTGCGCTTGAGATACGCCTGTGCTGCGATGGCGCCGTTCAGGTAGGTTCGGTTTTTGGTGAGCCTGCCTGTGTCGGATGACGTCGGCGATTGGGTGGGTGGTGCGGGTGGAGAGGGGTACGACGCGGGGCGGTGCCCGCTTTGAGAGTTTGGCATGAAGCCTCCACAGGGATTGAAGAGGCCTGCCGCTCATCGCCAGATGAGGGGTGGCGGGCCTGACGGCGGGGCTGGCGAACCGGCCCCTGTGGCGCCGGCAGACCCGAAGGTCTCCCCACCCGGCCCGCCATGAACTGGCTTGCGCGAGCGAACGCAGCACGTCACGCGAGGCGACATGCATTCACAGGAAATACTTCAGACGGATCGCCAGACCCGGCTGCCGTTGGTGCGGCAGCGGGATGGATTATAGCGATGGGGGCTGCTTCCAACTTCCTTCTGTGCATCACGCAGCGGCGGAACCGACTGCGCGCTGAACCGTCGCTGCCGTCCCAGCGGCATGCGTTCGCCTGCGCTGAATGACGTGAGCGCTCGGGCAGTGATGTTTGTGGAGATAGGTAAGGGCGCGTTGAGGACTTGGCATCGAGCCCCCTTCGATGTTTGGAGGTCCGGCAACTCAACGCCAGAAGAGGTGGCGGGCCTTGACGGCGGGGCTGGCGAACCGGCTCTCTGGAGCACCGGCAGACCTCGCGGTCTCCCCTCCCGGCCCGCCGTAGTGTGTGCACATAGCCACCAGTGCGGGTCGCCAAATCCAGTTGCCGTTGGGGCAAAAGCGGGATGGATTATAGCGATGGGGGCTGCTTCCAACGTCCGATTCTGTGCACCTGGCGTCCGGGCTCCAATGGCCGCGCGCGTACTGCACAACCTGGTCCAATGCCGGCGGCGATTGAGCTGCGGCAAAGCACGTCCGGCCCTCTACTCCACGCCGCTCTCCTGCAGAGAGCCGAGCGCCGCAGTTTTAGGTGCGTGTGTGGATCTCAAACATTCGATCTCGGAGGTCTGAGGGCGACACGCCACCGTCAGACAGTGGCGCATGGACCTCGGAGGCCCGAGCGCGGCCCAAAAATATCCGACACATCGGACCTCCGAAGCCCGAGCTTGGCCCTCAAACACTCGACGTTGACCCGTTGAGGCTGACGTTCCACCGTCCGAGGCCCGACGCCGGCAGTCTGAGGTCGAAATTTTCGAGCTTGGACGGCGGAAGGTGGGTGTTTGGGGGTCACGCTCCGCCCTCGGAGGCCCGAGCTTGACTGTTGGAGGTCCACGTTCGGACCTCAGAGGCCCGTCATCGGCAGTTTCTGGCTCGCACGCGGCCCTTCGATGCCCGTTCGCAGAAGCCGCCGTGCCGCCGTTGGAGCCTCGTCGGCTTCTGTCAAATGTGGTGACCTGCCTTGATATCGGGCCGGTGGCAAACCAATCTCGCCGGGGTCGCGTCAACGGGCGCGACCTTGTTATTACGTAGAGAAGGAATGCAATGTCACAGAACCTGATTTCGCTTCAACTCACCACCGCAGACCTGAGCGCCATCGATGCCGCGCTGAAGACGCTGGAAGACAAGTTCGTCGGCCTGATCGACCTGTCGATCGAGCAACGCAGCACGGTCACCAAGATGGGCGACAAGTCGGAAGCGTTTTGCCGCAAGGCCGTTGAAGTGCTGGGCAACAACCCCGGCGTGCTGGCGGCCAACTACAACTTGGCCGAGGTGAAGCGTGACCTCGCAGCATTCGACGCCCTGCGCCCTCGCCTCGTCCGCGTGGAAAAGCTGGTTGAAAAGATGCGCGACTCGCAGATGGCGCTGGGTAGCGACCTGATGACGGCTTCGCTGGAGGGGTATGCGTACCTGAAGGTGGCCGGCAAGGGCGAGGCGCTGGATACGGCTCGCGCGGCGCTGTCGGTGCGGTTTAACCGCGGGCCGAGGAAGAAGGTGGAGGAGAGTGTCCAGTGAGGTGATGGGCTGCTGATGGTGGCCTAGATGGGAAAGCCCGCGGTGCTTTTTGGCTCGCGGGCTTTTTTTGGGTATCGGTTGGCAAACTGAGCGGGTGAGTTGGTGACCAAAGGGCTAGCGAACTGCTACAAGAACGCCCAATGTGTCCGGGTGGTTTTGTACTTTGCCTATTTAGGATTCCCGAGGGGCAATGGGTGGCACGGCCTAGCAGCCCCACCTACACCACGGAATTTCCACGCTCCGCAGTAATACGCAATCAAGGCTCAACGCGAACAACCGCTGAGGCCGATACAAAGTCCGCGTCAGGCTTGCCGCGCCACCTTGAAGAGCCATTGTGAATCTGCATCTCTGCGGTCATGGAAATGATCGCATTAGCCGGAACAACAAGGGTTCGCATGTCGTCCATCTCGGCACCGGGAAGTAGCTGGTATTCACCCCCGGTGTTTTTCATCAGATCGACCTTCGCGATGAGTTCGCCCTCATCCTCATCGATCACTGTCGTCTCTTTCTTGTCCATCGCGATGCGACGGAAACGCAGCTCGAACGAATCTCCAGCCTTGCTCTGCAGGGTGAACTCGTAGCTGCTTGGATTTTTTGACCTGACATGCACAACCAGAAGGCGAAGATCGTCTCGGTAAGGGAGAACCTTCGTATCCAGTGCGATGTTGTTCGTCCAATCGGTCGCGCCGGACAATTCGTATTTGTAGATCGCCCAACCACCGCCTGCAGCAAGCGCGACAAATGTAAGCACGCGCAGGATAAAGTCAGCTTTCTCGAGCGGTAGCCTCATGCGCCCCTCCGCAACCGGCTGAAATGCCAATCAGAATATCGCAGCAAGCCGCAGCGGAGATTGTCACTTGGCTCAGCGGCGAACCTTAAGCCCCCTTCAAAGGGCGTGGCGCGTGCCGCAACGCTCGCCCCACTCTATCGATAGGCATTCGAATGCGACCACTTTTCACCATCCATGCAGGCGAATACATCGTTGGCGACTACATCGAGCAGCGCTTTCCAGAGCTAAGCGTTTGGATTCCTTCAAAAGACGACGGCGTGGATTTGCTCGTAACAGACAAAGCCCATCGCAAGGCAGTCTCGTTGCAGGTCAAGTTCTCAAAGGACCATCTGGCCACGGGGCGAAACCGAAATGCCACTGACGCCATTAAGTCGGGCGGATGGTGGACTTTCGACCCGAAGAAAATTACGCAGAGCCCTGCCGACTACTGGGTACTTGTCCTCTGCGAGTTCATCAGCAGAAGCTACGACTTTGTCATCATCGATCCAAAAGTACTGGCAGACCGATACGAGCGTATCGCGCCGAACAAGGAGACGATACAGAGCTACTTCTGGGTCACTCGACAGAAGGAGTGCTGGGAAACGCGAGGTCTAAGCAAGGAAGAGTTGGCGCAGATTTGCGAGGGAACCTACAAAAGCAGCCCCAGGCAGTTCACACCGTTCCTTAACCAATGGCAGCCGCTGCTCGATGCCTTGCGCCCTGGTTGAATGTCGACTTTCCGGAGCGGTAATCAGCCGAAAGCTGCCGACTGCGGGCTACATAGGAAGGAAACAAAAAACCCCGCAAACCTTAATAGTTGCGGGGTTTTCAGACTATCCCAAGTGCTGCTGAATGTGTTCTTGGTGGACCGAAGGAGGATCGAACTCCCGACCTCCGCATTGCGAACGCGGCGCTCTCCCAGCTGAGCTATCGGCCCGTGGAAAATGAGTCTACCCGAACTCCCCGGGCCCTTTCAATCGGGGGTTTAACCCCCGTTTTCCATGCCCGGATTGCCCTCCATGCCGACAATGCGCGGCGTGTTCAGCGGCCTTGCGGTCACTTCGCGCTCGTCGCGCAGCCAGTCGGCCAGCACGTCCCACACGGGGCGCCCGCCGGCCTTGCGGGCTTCGGGCGATACGGCGGCCCAGCCGGCCACTTTGTAGCGGCGGTCGGCGTCGATGGGCTTGCCGCTTCCCGGCCCCAGGCGCATGTCGGTAATGCGCTGGCCCATCGGCTTGGTGGGGTCGATGGTGTAGCGCAGGCCGCCGGTGCGCACCATGTCGCCGCCCTGTTGGTAGTACGGGTCTGGGTTGAACAGGTTGTCGGCCACGTCTTCCAGCACGGTCTTGATGGTGGCGCCGGTCATCTCGGTGAGCGTGGTGGCCGGGTACGTGATGGCGGTCTGGGCCATCAGCGCTTCCATGGTCAGGGCCTCGCCGGGCAGCAGCGTGGTGCCCCAGCGGAAGCCGGGCGAGAAGGCAATCTCGGCGCCCTGCGCGTGCATCAGGCCATCAACGATGAGCTGGTCGAACGTGCCGTTGAAGTTGCCGCGCCGGTACAGCAGGCCGCGGTTCGTGGCCAGCGTTTCGCCCAGCTTGTCTTGGTACGGTGCGCGCACGCGGTCAATCAGCGCCGTCATGGCCGGGTCAGGCGGCAGCAGATCGGCAAACACGGGCAGCAACGTATAGCGGATGTCGCGCACGGTGCCGCCGCGCACATCCAGATCGAGCACGCCGACAAACTTGCCGTTGGCGCCCGCGTTGGTGACGAGCGTCACGCCGCCCGGGTTGCTGACCTTGACGGGCGCGGGCACGGCATCGTGCGTGTGCCCACCCAGGATGGCGTCCAACCCGCGCACGCGGGAGGCCAGCTTCAGGTCCACATCCATGCCGTTGTGCGAGAGCAGCACGACCACCTTGGCGCCCTTGCCGCGCGCCTCGTCAATCATCTTCTGCAGCCGTTCTTCCTGGATGCCGAACGTCCAGTCGGGCGTGAAATCGGCCGGGTGGGCGATGGGCGTGTACGGAAACGCCTGCCCGATGATGGCGACCGGCACGCCGTTC encodes:
- the cynS gene encoding cyanase, with translation MTQSQVTPNAREALTETIIDAKVRKNLTFEAINEGTGLSVAYTTAALLGQHALPENPAKLVGERLGLDADAVRLLQTIPVRGSIPGGVPTDPTIYRFYEMVQVYGSTLKALVHEKFGDGIISAINFKLDIQKVPDPEGGERAVITLNGKYLPTKPF
- a CDS encoding carbonic anhydrase; translated protein: MQEIIEGFLKFQRDVVPARKALFRKLATSQTPRTLFISCSDSRMVPELVTQREPGDLFVIRNAGNIVPSFGPEPGGVSATVEYAVAALGVTDVVICGHSDCGAMTAIATCKCLDHMPAVANWLRYADSAKLVNESREHASERARVDSMVRENIIVQLNNLKTHPCVALALAQGRLNLHGWVYDIESGSIDALDAATRRFVPLAAHPDVTATPAECVAAH
- the soxB gene encoding thiosulfohydrolase SoxB — its product is MNRREFVQALAIAAAAGLRLTDAHADTFSYDVPRFGNVHLLHFTDCHAQLLPIEYREPSVNLGVAQWAGQPPHLVGHALLKRYGIAPGSRAAHAFTALDFTEAARRYGRMGGFAHLATLIKRLRATRPNALLLDGGDTWQGSATALWTNGQDMVDAALALGVDVMTPHWEMTYGADRVRHVVDHDFKNKVAFVAQNIQTADFGDPVFDPYVLRELNGVPVAIIGQAFPYTPIAHPADFTPDWTFGIQEERLQKMIDEARGKGAKVVVLLSHNGMDVDLKLASRVRGLDAILGGHTHDAVPAPVKVSNPGGVTLVTNAGANGKFVGVLDLDVRGGTVRDIRYTLLPVFADLLPPDPAMTALIDRVRAPYQDKLGETLATNRGLLYRRGNFNGTFDQLIVDGLMHAQGAEIAFSPGFRWGTTLLPGEALTMEALMAQTAITYPATTLTEMTGATIKTVLEDVADNLFNPDPYYQQGGDMVRTGGLRYTIDPTKPMGQRITDMRLGPGSGKPIDADRRYKVAGWAAVSPEARKAGGRPVWDVLADWLRDEREVTARPLNTPRIVGMEGNPGMENGG
- the cynR gene encoding transcriptional regulator CynR, with the translated sequence MLLRHIRYFLAVAEHRNFTRAAEALHVSQPTLSQQIRQLEDALRTQLLDRSGRNVQLTDAGAAWMRYAKLALQDLDAGVRAIHDVGELSRGNLRLAVTPTFTAYLVGPAIDRFYSQHPGIAIDIQEITQDQIEAQLADDRLDAGIAFDSSHSAEIDSEPLFRETLSLVVGGGHARAKRRKPLSAQDFANERLVLLNKAFATRRYIDEYCSRNQIRPQVAIEVSSISAIVEIVRRGQLATVLPDGVAREHTELHPVLLDPPLPARTAVLLQRKDAYRTAATKAFVQVLRELTENFQR
- a CDS encoding nuclear transport factor 2 family protein, with amino-acid sequence MSTQQPAVRPPLPPFTLESAKEKVRLAEDGWNSRDAAKVALAYSLDTKWRNRAEFANNRAEAQAFLDRKWKKEHEYRLIKELWAFGGNRIAVRYAYEWHDDSGNWFRSYGNENWEFGEDGLMQRRYACINDMPIKESERKYHWPLGRRPDDHPGLSDLGL
- a CDS encoding energy transducer TonB, encoding MQNNQTSVGFVKTGGFMLYRVRRLACIVPFVLLAGCASQPPNPPESGSPATRPPAVGCTTPLLNYPAEARRMSIEGTAVVSGVIEPDGGISGVRIKRSSGNSQLDEAAMQAVRSMACAPFKDPNTGQPMRAPFSRAFAFGLDRTPPMP